The Shinella zoogloeoides genome includes a region encoding these proteins:
- a CDS encoding ABC transporter permease subunit yields the protein MTLSTDVTSLPEVPAKDPPCERAERRPLPVAAISAITVAVLVGLWALAAAHALVSPVFLPSPRQVVVAIYNLVVTGFVDATLAEHLGASLTRIFGALAASIAIGIPAGLAIGTSRIGRGILDPVVEFLRPLPPLAYLPLIIIWVGIGEASKITVIALSMLPSIILSTSAGVRGVSKDHVNAARSLGASRRQVLSDVVLPSAVPSILTGIRIALGAGWTTLVAAELVAATSGIGFMIQSAAQFLVTDVVIAGIVVIALVAILLEAIARQIERRLVPWASHR from the coding sequence ATGACCCTCTCCACCGATGTCACGTCCCTGCCCGAGGTTCCGGCGAAGGACCCGCCCTGCGAGCGCGCCGAGCGGCGACCGCTGCCCGTCGCGGCCATCTCCGCGATCACCGTCGCCGTGCTCGTCGGGCTCTGGGCGCTGGCCGCCGCCCATGCGCTGGTCTCGCCGGTCTTCCTGCCCTCGCCCCGGCAGGTGGTGGTCGCGATCTACAATCTCGTCGTCACCGGTTTCGTCGATGCGACGCTCGCCGAGCATCTCGGCGCCAGCCTCACCCGCATCTTCGGCGCGCTCGCCGCCTCCATCGCGATCGGCATCCCGGCTGGCCTTGCCATCGGCACGAGCCGGATCGGCCGCGGCATCCTCGACCCGGTGGTGGAGTTCTTGCGCCCGCTGCCGCCGCTGGCCTATCTGCCGCTCATCATCATCTGGGTCGGCATCGGCGAGGCCTCGAAGATCACCGTCATCGCGCTTTCCATGCTGCCCTCGATCATCCTGTCCACATCGGCCGGCGTGCGCGGCGTCTCGAAGGACCATGTCAACGCCGCCCGTTCCCTCGGCGCGAGCCGGCGGCAGGTTTTGTCCGACGTGGTGCTGCCGAGCGCGGTCCCCTCGATCCTGACCGGCATCCGCATCGCGCTCGGCGCGGGCTGGACGACACTGGTGGCGGCCGAACTCGTCGCAGCGACGAGCGGCATCGGCTTCATGATCCAGTCGGCCGCGCAGTTCCTCGTCACCGATGTCGTGATCGCCGGCATCGTCGTCATCGCACTGGTGGCGATCCTGCTGGAAGCCATCGCGCGCCAGATCGAGCGGCGGCTCGTGCCCTGGGCCTCGCACCGCTGA
- a CDS encoding putative bifunctional diguanylate cyclase/phosphodiesterase → MLRVVSCLAYEHDYTFVVAAAVICIIASVMTVRLFDRAGRLPAGRRLWWIVLSGIAGGAAIWTTHFIAMLGFQIPMAHTFDPLMTVGSLLIAIAFTAGGFCLTVEPPRWLPAEAGGIVAGIGILAMHFTGMAGLEGSAHIVWDGGLVAASAFFALGFGTLTAHLLARKRSRASRVTAVFTLVLAICAMHFTGMGAATIVPDPLAPSASHTISNELLAVLVLLTMAMVAGLIFYVMDTRYQRDLIENFRHAARHDPLTGLPNRAYLSEHLPLVVKRIGEQGGQAAVVVIDLDRFKEINDVHGHHAGDYLLQTLARRFALRMGNGEFVARVGGDEFIAVKHPVQGRSDIDAFVQRLVDCVLQPVIRGADALSVGVSVGISLCPADAASEEDLICRADHAMYRAKRAAGNAVRYYEPSMDEGRRARSALAMELRHAVEREELELHYQPQLDLRTGAVTGYEALLRWRHRERGLVSPSEFIPIAEETGLIVPIGEWVLRTACADAAGWNVTHRVAVNIAAAQLAQTDIAGDIHEILLSCGLSAARLELEITEASLIEDQARTLHVIRRLKALGVTIAMDDFGTGYSSLSTLQVFPFDKVKMDRSFIENVTTNAVSAAIVKATILLADSLGMSVVAEGVERQEQADFLRAEGCREAQGFLYGRPRPMSEHHLLLCG, encoded by the coding sequence ATGTTGAGAGTCGTTTCCTGCCTGGCCTATGAGCACGACTACACCTTCGTCGTCGCGGCAGCCGTCATTTGCATCATCGCCTCCGTAATGACCGTGCGATTGTTCGACCGCGCCGGCCGCCTGCCCGCCGGGCGGCGGCTCTGGTGGATCGTTCTTTCCGGCATCGCCGGCGGTGCGGCGATCTGGACGACGCATTTCATCGCCATGCTGGGCTTCCAGATTCCCATGGCGCATACATTCGATCCCCTGATGACGGTCGGATCCCTGCTGATCGCCATCGCCTTCACCGCCGGCGGCTTCTGCCTGACGGTCGAACCGCCCCGCTGGCTGCCCGCCGAGGCCGGCGGCATCGTCGCGGGCATCGGCATCCTTGCCATGCATTTCACCGGGATGGCGGGGCTGGAAGGTTCCGCCCATATTGTGTGGGACGGCGGGCTTGTCGCAGCCTCGGCTTTCTTTGCCCTCGGCTTCGGAACCCTGACGGCCCATCTCCTGGCGCGGAAACGTTCGCGTGCGAGCCGCGTTACGGCAGTGTTCACGCTGGTGCTTGCGATCTGCGCCATGCATTTCACGGGCATGGGTGCGGCGACGATCGTGCCCGACCCGCTTGCCCCCTCCGCGTCGCATACCATTTCCAACGAGCTTCTCGCCGTGCTCGTCCTGTTGACGATGGCGATGGTCGCGGGGCTGATTTTCTATGTCATGGACACGCGTTATCAGCGCGACCTCATCGAAAACTTCCGCCATGCGGCCCGGCACGACCCGTTGACGGGTCTTCCGAACCGCGCCTACCTGTCGGAACATCTGCCCCTCGTCGTGAAACGGATCGGTGAGCAGGGCGGGCAGGCTGCCGTCGTCGTCATCGATCTCGACCGCTTCAAGGAGATCAACGACGTCCACGGCCACCATGCGGGGGATTACCTGTTGCAGACGCTCGCCCGACGCTTCGCATTGCGGATGGGCAACGGTGAATTCGTCGCGCGCGTCGGCGGAGACGAGTTCATCGCGGTGAAGCATCCTGTCCAAGGCCGGAGCGACATCGACGCGTTCGTCCAGCGCCTCGTCGATTGCGTCCTCCAACCCGTCATACGCGGCGCGGACGCCTTGTCCGTCGGGGTGAGCGTGGGGATCAGCCTCTGCCCGGCCGATGCGGCGAGCGAGGAAGACCTGATCTGCCGGGCGGATCACGCGATGTATCGTGCCAAGCGCGCGGCGGGAAATGCGGTCCGCTATTACGAACCGTCGATGGACGAGGGCCGTCGCGCGCGCAGCGCGCTTGCCATGGAGCTGCGCCATGCCGTCGAGCGGGAAGAACTGGAGCTTCATTACCAGCCCCAGCTGGACCTGCGCACCGGCGCAGTAACAGGCTATGAGGCCTTGCTGCGCTGGCGGCACCGCGAACGGGGCCTGGTATCGCCGTCCGAATTCATTCCGATCGCCGAGGAGACGGGGCTGATCGTGCCGATCGGTGAATGGGTCCTGCGGACAGCCTGTGCGGACGCGGCTGGCTGGAACGTCACCCACCGGGTGGCCGTCAATATAGCGGCCGCCCAGCTCGCGCAGACGGATATCGCCGGGGACATTCACGAAATCCTGCTGTCCTGCGGGCTTTCCGCCGCTCGTCTCGAACTGGAGATCACCGAAGCGAGCCTTATCGAGGACCAGGCGCGCACGCTCCACGTCATTCGACGGCTGAAGGCGCTCGGCGTCACTATCGCCATGGACGATTTCGGAACCGGTTATTCGTCGCTGTCGACATTGCAGGTTTTCCCCTTCGACAAGGTCAAGATGGACCGCTCCTTCATCGAGAACGTGACGACCAACGCCGTCTCCGCGGCCATCGTCAAGGCGACGATCCTGCTTGCCGACAGTCTCGGCATGTCGGTGGTGGCGGAAGGCGTCGAGCGGCAGGAGCAGGCGGATTTCCTGCGGGCGGAAGGATGCCGCGAGGCGCAGGGTTTCCTTTACGGCCGGCCCCGCCCGATGTCGGAGCACCACCTCCTGCTCTGCGGATGA
- a CDS encoding MurR/RpiR family transcriptional regulator, with product MDLFHALTDEEGGLSGLDRTLADFVLENVDFVMHASIGELAGRAGVSPPTVTRFCRRLGCKGFPDFKVQLARLASVGLRYVRPEVLTETPQEVADDVLANAQAALYQLHRQIDLAALEKAAGLLRGADFILAFGASGNSSMVVNELHNRLFRLGCRISASNDHNMNAMLSAAARPGTVVFASSFTGRDTALVHCLDLSRQRGIPTVVVTQSRSPVAEAADVVIAVDLPEGTNIFRPTSTRYAYLAVVDMLANLVAYADRPKALKTLRAIKEELVSHRDGDDRQPLGD from the coding sequence ATGGACCTCTTTCATGCATTGACGGACGAGGAGGGCGGCCTTTCGGGGCTGGACCGGACGCTTGCGGATTTCGTGCTGGAGAATGTCGATTTCGTCATGCATGCCTCCATCGGCGAGCTTGCCGGGCGGGCCGGCGTCTCGCCGCCGACCGTGACGCGGTTCTGCCGGCGGCTCGGATGCAAGGGCTTTCCGGATTTCAAGGTGCAGCTCGCGCGGCTGGCCTCCGTCGGCCTGCGTTATGTCCGGCCGGAAGTCCTGACCGAAACGCCGCAGGAGGTCGCCGACGACGTGCTGGCGAATGCGCAGGCCGCGCTTTACCAGTTGCACCGCCAGATCGACCTTGCCGCGCTCGAAAAGGCGGCGGGCCTGTTGCGCGGCGCGGATTTCATCCTCGCCTTCGGGGCAAGCGGCAATTCGTCGATGGTGGTTAACGAGCTGCACAACCGGCTGTTCCGGCTCGGCTGCCGCATTTCTGCCTCGAACGATCACAACATGAATGCGATGCTTTCCGCCGCCGCCCGGCCGGGTACGGTGGTCTTCGCCTCGTCCTTCACGGGGCGCGACACGGCCCTCGTCCACTGCCTCGACCTGTCGAGGCAGCGTGGCATTCCCACCGTCGTCGTCACCCAGAGCCGTTCGCCGGTCGCCGAAGCGGCGGATGTGGTGATTGCGGTCGACCTGCCGGAGGGGACCAACATCTTCCGACCGACCTCGACGCGCTATGCCTATCTCGCCGTCGTCGACATGCTGGCGAACCTCGTCGCCTATGCCGACAGGCCGAAGGCGCTGAAGACCCTACGTGCCATCAAGGAAGAGCTCGTCAGCCACCGCGACGGCGACGACCGCCAGCCACTCGGCGATTAG
- a CDS encoding ABC transporter ATP-binding protein: MSILTFRNVALRYPARPGRGGAGEKLVLDGINLQVASDELVAIIGRSGSGKTSLLNLAAGFIAPSAGTIALDGEPVRGPGADRAVVFQDDALYPWLDARDNIAFPLKLRGIPLAERRARADALLARVGLAEAGDRRIWELSGGMRQRVGIARALAAEPRFLLLDEPLGALDALTRTRMQEFLLRIKAESGAGAILITHSIEEALLLGTRIVVLSPNPGRLTAEIEAGFNAEVLNGASVSAVKASPLFKRMHAGLTGLIHSGADEELAA, translated from the coding sequence ATGAGCATCCTGACATTCCGCAACGTCGCGCTGCGCTACCCGGCAAGGCCGGGCCGGGGCGGCGCGGGCGAAAAGCTGGTCCTCGACGGCATCAACCTGCAGGTCGCTTCGGACGAGCTGGTCGCCATCATCGGGCGCTCCGGCTCGGGCAAGACGAGCCTGCTCAACCTTGCGGCCGGCTTCATCGCGCCGAGCGCCGGCACCATCGCGCTCGACGGCGAGCCGGTGCGCGGCCCCGGCGCCGACCGCGCGGTCGTCTTCCAGGACGATGCGCTCTATCCCTGGCTCGATGCGCGCGACAACATCGCCTTCCCGCTCAAGCTGAGGGGCATTCCGCTTGCCGAGCGCCGGGCGCGGGCCGATGCGCTTCTTGCCCGCGTCGGGCTTGCGGAGGCCGGCGACCGGCGCATCTGGGAGCTTTCCGGCGGCATGCGCCAGCGCGTCGGCATCGCGCGGGCGCTGGCGGCGGAGCCGCGCTTCCTCCTGCTCGACGAACCGCTCGGCGCGCTGGACGCGCTGACCCGAACCCGCATGCAGGAATTCCTCCTGCGCATAAAGGCCGAAAGCGGCGCGGGCGCCATCCTCATCACGCACAGCATCGAGGAGGCCCTGCTGCTCGGCACGCGCATCGTCGTGCTCTCGCCCAATCCGGGACGCCTGACGGCCGAGATCGAGGCGGGCTTCAATGCGGAGGTGCTGAACGGCGCCTCGGTATCCGCCGTGAAGGCCTCGCCGCTCTTCAAACGCATGCATGCCGGCCTCACCGGCCTCATCCATTCCGGCGCAGACGAGGAGCTTGCCGCATGA
- a CDS encoding FAD-binding oxidoreductase yields the protein MKADALEPAATVEMSLREQTRLRRALRGELVLRADPAYEYARQVWNGLVDKRPAAIAYCACAQDVVAALAAARESGLSISVRSGGHNVAGKSVCEGGLVIDLSRMKNRLVEDSRLFASAEAGLTLAEFDRATQACGLATTMGVNGDTGIAGLTLGGGFGKLGRRFGLACDNLLSAQVVTADGRVLHASADENPDLFWGLRGGGGNFGIVTRFDYRLHAIGTTVLAGSVVFPEARAREALKFYDAFARNAPDELSLDAALFTSAGERLFSISVFHSGVPTQAAKDIAPLFAYAQGKSVSAHVEPTPYLAVQSAGDAVFPRGRRYSWKAQFMRELTADMIDAFLDAYRKAPGDNALLVLQQVGGAISRVPVAATAYAGRDAEFDCFPIAIWDDPAADGENLAWVRDVWTAVRPFSTGAVYVNNLGDEGPERVKAAYGSNYRRLVELKDKYDPSNLFSLNQNIAPTMADRPE from the coding sequence ATGAAAGCCGACGCCCTGGAGCCTGCCGCAACTGTGGAAATGAGCCTGCGAGAGCAAACCCGGCTGCGCCGCGCACTTCGCGGCGAGCTGGTTCTCCGGGCAGATCCTGCCTACGAATACGCACGGCAAGTCTGGAATGGTCTTGTCGACAAGCGGCCCGCTGCCATTGCCTATTGCGCCTGCGCGCAGGACGTGGTCGCGGCGCTTGCCGCGGCACGGGAGAGTGGCCTGTCGATTTCCGTGCGCAGCGGCGGACACAATGTTGCGGGAAAGTCGGTCTGCGAGGGTGGGCTCGTCATCGACCTCTCGCGGATGAAGAACAGGCTGGTGGAGGATAGCCGCCTCTTTGCTTCGGCCGAAGCGGGACTGACGCTCGCCGAATTCGATAGGGCCACGCAAGCCTGCGGCCTCGCGACGACCATGGGTGTCAACGGCGATACCGGCATTGCGGGCCTCACATTGGGCGGTGGCTTCGGCAAGCTCGGCCGGCGCTTCGGGCTCGCCTGCGACAACCTCCTTTCGGCACAGGTCGTGACAGCCGATGGCAGGGTGCTCCATGCGAGCGCCGACGAGAACCCCGATCTCTTCTGGGGGCTGCGGGGCGGTGGCGGCAATTTCGGGATCGTCACCCGCTTCGATTATCGCCTTCATGCCATCGGCACCACGGTTCTTGCCGGCAGTGTCGTCTTCCCGGAGGCAAGGGCGCGGGAAGCCTTGAAATTCTATGACGCATTCGCCCGGAATGCGCCGGACGAACTCAGCCTCGATGCCGCGCTGTTCACGTCGGCGGGCGAACGGCTGTTCTCGATCTCCGTCTTCCATTCCGGCGTCCCGACACAGGCGGCGAAAGACATCGCACCGCTTTTCGCCTATGCGCAGGGAAAATCCGTCAGCGCGCATGTCGAGCCGACGCCCTATCTCGCCGTGCAGTCGGCAGGCGACGCGGTGTTTCCGCGTGGCCGCCGCTATTCGTGGAAGGCCCAGTTCATGCGCGAGCTTACCGCGGACATGATCGACGCGTTCCTCGATGCCTACAGGAAAGCGCCGGGCGACAATGCCCTCCTTGTCCTGCAGCAGGTTGGAGGCGCAATCTCCCGCGTTCCCGTTGCCGCGACCGCCTATGCCGGCCGGGATGCCGAGTTCGACTGCTTCCCCATCGCGATATGGGACGACCCGGCTGCGGATGGCGAAAACCTCGCCTGGGTGCGCGACGTATGGACCGCCGTTCGTCCCTTCTCGACGGGTGCGGTTTACGTCAACAATCTCGGAGACGAAGGACCGGAGCGCGTCAAGGCTGCCTATGGGTCCAACTACCGGAGGCTCGTCGAACTGAAGGACAAGTACGACCCTTCGAACCTGTTCTCGCTGAACCAGAACATCGCGCCCACCATGGCCGACCGGCCGGAATGA
- a CDS encoding LysR substrate-binding domain-containing protein → MRKLPPLNALRAFESAARHLSFRLAAVELGVTPTAISHQIRLLEDICAQPLFFRRPRPLRLTEAGNMLFPVLRGGFDSFTAAFAALCETPHQILHVTTPNAFASRWLVPRLPLWQEAQPEIALEIIGTDRTLSLEGGEADVAIRYSRSMPDDCAGQELLRDTYFPVCRPHLLPAGKPLATPRDIYRLPRIHYDWMKIDPETPTWRHWWSKARALEPGLPHDAETCRLSFREEAHAIAAVLAGQGVAICSDVVLAPEFEAGEVVKAHELSLPGLGYYLLHRPDHPRKRVIALFAEWLRSVV, encoded by the coding sequence ATGAGGAAACTGCCGCCCCTCAACGCATTGCGAGCCTTCGAAAGCGCCGCCCGGCACCTGAGCTTCCGGCTGGCGGCGGTCGAACTCGGCGTCACGCCCACCGCCATCAGCCATCAGATCCGTCTGCTGGAGGATATCTGCGCCCAGCCGCTTTTTTTCCGACGGCCGCGTCCCCTTCGCCTGACCGAAGCAGGGAACATGCTGTTTCCCGTGCTACGCGGCGGCTTCGACTCCTTCACCGCGGCGTTTGCGGCGCTCTGCGAGACGCCGCACCAGATCCTGCACGTCACCACGCCGAATGCCTTCGCAAGCCGGTGGCTCGTACCGCGTCTCCCCCTGTGGCAGGAGGCCCAGCCCGAGATCGCGCTCGAAATCATCGGTACGGACCGAACCCTGAGCCTCGAAGGCGGCGAGGCGGACGTCGCGATCCGCTATTCGCGCAGCATGCCGGATGATTGCGCCGGGCAGGAGCTGTTGCGCGACACCTATTTTCCGGTCTGCCGGCCCCATCTGCTTCCCGCGGGAAAACCGCTCGCCACGCCGCGCGACATCTATCGCCTGCCGCGCATCCACTATGACTGGATGAAAATCGATCCCGAGACCCCGACCTGGCGCCACTGGTGGAGCAAGGCGCGCGCGCTGGAACCGGGGCTGCCGCATGACGCGGAGACCTGCCGGCTCAGCTTCCGCGAGGAGGCACACGCCATTGCCGCGGTGCTGGCCGGTCAGGGCGTGGCGATCTGCAGCGATGTCGTCCTCGCGCCGGAGTTCGAGGCGGGCGAGGTGGTGAAGGCGCACGAACTCTCGCTGCCGGGTCTCGGTTACTATCTCCTGCACCGGCCTGACCATCCCCGCAAACGCGTGATCGCGCTGTTTGCCGAGTGGCTGCGCAGCGTCGTCTGA
- a CDS encoding M81 family metallopeptidase, producing MRIFTASLATETNTFSPVPTDMNAFKAAFYAGPGEHPDTPTLCSSVVPILRRRGRAEDFTVIEGTSCWAEPAGLIQRQTYETLRDRIVGELEAALPVDAVVLGLHGAMVAQGYDDPEGDFLSRIRALVGPDVLIAVEFDPHSHLTAKRVANLDIMAAFLEFPHTDFEERGEHVVELALRTLKGEIRPVISTFDCRMITIYPTSREPMRSFVDRLKAMEGKDGVLSISVIHGFMAGDVPEMGTRIVVVTDADRAKGDALAERLGHELYRLRRETAMPMLDTEAGLDRALAVRAAQPDRPVVIADVWDNPGGGVAGDATFILRRMIERGFENVAVATIWDPIAVSFCHAAGQGAELALRFGGKSGPEGGEPLDLLVTVEGIFEAGWQSFRNSRVTLGSTAVVRPVGTTIDIVLITSRTQTYEPDIFSNQGVDFTGKAFLLVKSTNHFHAGFQPVSSEIVYIAAPTSYPTDPATTPYRKARLDIWPRITDPLGLES from the coding sequence ATGCGCATCTTCACGGCCTCGCTTGCCACCGAGACCAACACCTTCTCCCCGGTGCCGACGGACATGAATGCCTTCAAGGCTGCCTTCTATGCCGGCCCGGGCGAGCATCCGGATACGCCGACGCTCTGCTCTTCCGTCGTGCCGATCCTGCGCCGGCGCGGGCGGGCGGAGGATTTCACCGTCATCGAGGGCACGTCCTGCTGGGCCGAGCCCGCCGGCCTCATCCAGCGCCAGACCTACGAGACGTTGCGCGACCGGATCGTCGGCGAGCTCGAAGCCGCGCTGCCGGTCGATGCCGTCGTGCTCGGCCTGCACGGCGCGATGGTGGCGCAGGGCTATGACGATCCGGAAGGAGACTTCCTGTCGCGCATCCGCGCGCTTGTCGGGCCGGATGTGCTGATCGCCGTGGAATTCGACCCGCACAGCCACCTCACCGCAAAGCGTGTCGCCAATCTCGATATCATGGCCGCCTTCCTCGAATTTCCGCATACGGATTTCGAGGAGCGCGGCGAGCATGTCGTGGAACTCGCACTGCGCACCCTGAAGGGCGAGATCAGGCCCGTCATCTCCACATTCGACTGCCGCATGATCACCATCTATCCGACGAGCCGCGAGCCGATGCGCTCCTTCGTCGACCGGCTGAAGGCCATGGAGGGCAAGGACGGCGTGCTGTCGATTTCCGTCATCCACGGCTTCATGGCGGGGGACGTGCCGGAAATGGGCACACGCATCGTCGTCGTCACGGATGCCGACAGGGCGAAGGGCGATGCGCTGGCGGAAAGGCTCGGCCATGAGCTCTACCGCCTGCGCCGGGAGACGGCCATGCCGATGCTGGACACGGAGGCCGGCCTCGACCGGGCGCTCGCGGTTCGCGCCGCGCAGCCGGACCGCCCCGTCGTCATCGCCGATGTCTGGGACAATCCCGGCGGCGGGGTGGCGGGGGATGCGACCTTCATCCTGCGCCGGATGATCGAGCGTGGCTTCGAGAATGTCGCGGTGGCGACGATCTGGGACCCGATCGCCGTGTCCTTCTGCCATGCGGCCGGGCAAGGGGCGGAACTGGCGCTACGCTTCGGCGGCAAGTCGGGGCCGGAGGGCGGCGAGCCGCTCGACCTTCTCGTCACGGTGGAGGGCATCTTCGAGGCGGGCTGGCAGAGCTTCCGCAACAGCCGCGTGACGCTCGGCAGCACGGCGGTGGTGCGCCCGGTCGGCACGACCATCGACATCGTGCTGATCACCAGCCGCACCCAGACCTACGAGCCCGACATCTTCTCCAACCAGGGCGTTGATTTCACCGGCAAGGCCTTCCTGCTGGTGAAGTCGACTAATCACTTCCACGCCGGCTTCCAGCCGGTCTCCTCCGAGATCGTCTATATCGCGGCCCCGACCTCCTATCCGACGGACCCGGCGACCACGCCCTACCGAAAGGCCCGGCTCGATATCTGGCCGCGCATCACCGATCCGCTGGGCCTGGAGAGCTAG
- a CDS encoding zinc-dependent alcohol dehydrogenase family protein, giving the protein MLGTVLYSPGDIRCEEVAEPEILQPTDAILKLAATCICGSDLWPYRGLQPLNGPMHMGHEYCGVVVEVGSAVTTVRPGQFVVGSFCCSDNTCPHCRFGFPSSCENREFMTRAQAPLLRVPLADGTLVATPYMPDEDLIPSLLAVSDVLGTGWYAADAARVQPGGTAVVVGDGAVGLMGVLAARQMGAEKIIAMSRHKSRQDLALEFGATHIVSERGDEGVARIRDLTDGVGAESVLECVGTQESMSQAIASARPGGSVGFVGVPHGVEIDGQQLFFAQKNLLGGPAPVRRFLPDLIELVMTRKINPGKVFDLELPLQDVAEGYRAMDERRAIKTLLRLS; this is encoded by the coding sequence ATGCTTGGAACAGTGCTTTACAGCCCCGGCGACATCCGCTGCGAAGAGGTGGCGGAGCCGGAAATCCTCCAGCCCACCGACGCCATCCTGAAACTTGCCGCCACCTGCATCTGCGGCTCGGACCTCTGGCCCTATCGCGGGCTGCAACCGCTGAACGGCCCCATGCATATGGGCCATGAATATTGCGGCGTGGTGGTCGAGGTGGGCAGCGCGGTGACGACCGTCAGGCCCGGCCAGTTCGTCGTCGGCTCCTTCTGCTGCTCGGACAATACCTGCCCGCATTGCCGCTTCGGCTTCCCGTCCTCCTGCGAGAACCGTGAATTCATGACGCGGGCGCAGGCGCCGCTGCTGCGCGTGCCGCTTGCCGACGGAACCCTCGTCGCGACGCCCTATATGCCGGACGAAGACCTGATCCCGAGCCTGCTTGCGGTCTCCGACGTGCTCGGCACAGGCTGGTACGCGGCGGATGCCGCGCGCGTGCAGCCGGGCGGCACGGCCGTCGTCGTCGGCGATGGCGCGGTCGGCCTGATGGGCGTTCTGGCCGCAAGGCAGATGGGCGCCGAAAAGATCATCGCGATGAGCCGCCACAAGAGCCGGCAGGACCTCGCCCTCGAATTCGGCGCGACGCACATCGTCTCCGAGCGCGGCGACGAGGGCGTCGCCCGCATCAGGGACCTGACGGACGGTGTCGGCGCTGAATCGGTGCTGGAATGCGTCGGCACGCAGGAATCGATGTCGCAGGCAATCGCCTCCGCCCGCCCCGGCGGCTCGGTCGGCTTCGTCGGTGTGCCGCATGGTGTGGAGATCGACGGCCAGCAACTGTTCTTCGCTCAGAAGAACCTGCTCGGCGGCCCGGCCCCCGTGCGCCGCTTCCTGCCGGACCTGATCGAGCTGGTCATGACCCGCAAGATCAACCCCGGCAAGGTCTTCGACCTGGAACTACCTCTGCAGGATGTCGCCGAAGGCTACCGCGCCATGGACGAGCGGCGCGCGATCAAGACCCTGCTGCGCCTCTCGTGA
- a CDS encoding cupin domain-containing protein yields MDISRAGSRSSAKGPEAWFTGTVRIDPLFNPFDAERVQGAQVTFEPGARTAWHTHPLGQTLLIVSGLGRVQREGGPVEEIRPGDVVWFAPGERHWHGAAPDVAMTHIALQEVKDGKVVDWLEHVTDTEYGA; encoded by the coding sequence ATGGATATCTCACGCGCAGGATCGCGCTCATCCGCCAAGGGGCCGGAAGCATGGTTCACCGGCACGGTGCGCATCGACCCGCTCTTCAATCCCTTCGACGCCGAACGGGTGCAGGGCGCGCAGGTGACGTTCGAGCCGGGGGCAAGGACGGCGTGGCACACGCATCCGCTCGGTCAGACCCTTCTTATCGTTTCCGGCCTCGGCCGGGTGCAGCGCGAAGGCGGCCCGGTGGAGGAGATCCGGCCCGGCGACGTGGTCTGGTTCGCCCCCGGCGAACGGCACTGGCACGGCGCGGCGCCGGATGTCGCCATGACCCATATCGCGCTCCAGGAGGTCAAGGACGGCAAGGTCGTCGACTGGCTGGAACATGTCACGGACACCGAATACGGCGCCTGA
- a CDS encoding VOC family protein produces MSKNAVCIWYDKDAEDAARFYAQVFPDSAVTGVYRAPGDYPSGKEGDVLMVEFTVAGIPCLGLNGGPIFKHSEAFSFQISTEDQEETDRYWNAIVGNGGQESECGWCKDRWGISWQITPRVLMEAMAAGGGEAKRAFSAMMTMKKIDVAAIAAARRG; encoded by the coding sequence ATGTCAAAGAACGCTGTTTGCATCTGGTACGACAAGGACGCGGAAGACGCCGCACGCTTTTATGCGCAGGTCTTTCCCGACAGTGCGGTCACCGGTGTCTACCGTGCGCCGGGTGACTACCCCTCCGGCAAGGAGGGCGATGTGCTGATGGTCGAATTCACGGTTGCCGGCATCCCCTGCCTCGGGCTCAACGGCGGGCCGATCTTCAAGCATTCGGAGGCATTTTCCTTCCAGATTTCCACTGAAGACCAGGAAGAGACGGACCGCTACTGGAATGCCATCGTCGGCAATGGCGGGCAGGAAAGCGAATGCGGCTGGTGCAAGGACAGGTGGGGTATCTCCTGGCAGATCACACCGCGTGTCCTGATGGAGGCGATGGCGGCGGGGGGCGGAGAGGCGAAGCGCGCCTTCAGTGCCATGATGACGATGAAGAAGATCGACGTCGCCGCGATTGCAGCCGCCCGGCGCGGCTGA